In Takifugu rubripes chromosome 22, fTakRub1.2, whole genome shotgun sequence, the genomic window CTGGAAGAAAGTGCTGCTTGTTGGTCAATAATTACGTGACTGATTCCTCTCAGTTTATTGACGATTTCACTGAGAATATCAGCACTAGAGAGGTTAACAAGAAAAATGTTTCAAGTTTGGACGCACCGTTCGGCCTTTTCCCGGAGACATTAGCACCATTAGCACAGCAGTTTTAAATGCTGGTATATTTAGAAACTGCTTCAATATACAGAAAAACTGTTTTATGGTAGCACCAAAAATGAACCGCTtaaatgtgcaaaaatgtgACCCAGATGCATCAAAGAAAAAAGCCCTGAttcaaagtttaaaaagaaaggtCTCCTTTTGATGCTACACACAAACCTTATCTCGGAAAGTACGAGGATCCAAATCTTGCCATTTGCGGCCCTTCGTCGAACACAGTTGTGTAAAACTGTTTGAGGAAATCCACATAGTTCTGAACGCTCTGTTTGTggctctctgattggtccagGCTCAGCTGCAGGTCCTTCAGACGCACTTCAAACTGTTTCTCAGCCTGCAGGTATAAATTACACAATTACACAATTTCCTAGATTCAACACACTGACGACATCATGCACGCGTTCCATCCAATGTGAACGTTCTAAACGGACATTACCATGTGTTTGCTCTGATGAAGCAGCCTCATTTCATTATCCCGCCGGCTTTTCTCCGCTTCAAGCTCCACGATTTTAGTCTGAAGGGCCTCTTCTTTGGAAACACTTTGCTCTTTGACCTTGTTGACCTGGGTAATTATAAGGAGATGTTTGGCAACAACTCACAAAGGGTTAACTACTGGTTGTGGTCCATTGAGTAAGACTGCACCTGCTGTTTGACATCTAATaacgcctcctccagctgtcgGCGGAGGGCCTGACACTCTGAGGTTCGCTGCTCCAGCTGTCGATTGCTGCACCTGAAAGCTTCTTCCTGAGTCCCGAGTTTCCGAACCAGCTCCAGGTTCTCTTGCCGCAGGTTTTCCAtctgcctgcagacacagactcGGTTAACAATTCCTATTTTACTCTGAACATGAAGACGACAAGTGTGCAAAGGGGATGAGACAGTCTTACTTGTTGAGTGAATCCATTTTTTCCTGTAATTGTAAACTGGCCTTGTGCATGGACTCTCTCATTTCCAAAGATGATCTTAGGAATTTCGTGTGACCCTCCATCTGTATGAGTGAAATGTGCAATGCAGAATAATGTCCATTAACTGTGAGACAGCAAGGGTGAGAAAAGCTCTTACATCTCTTGCAAATGTGCATGCGTTATGCGTTACTGCATCATTCTTTGAGTTATCCACAAACAACATTCTTAACACAGCTTAAACACAGTAAAAACTCACACAGCACAAACAAGTACAGGCGTAAATGTCCAACTTTACTGTAGGAGACTCGTAATATAAGGCGCCCACATCAGGAACTGGTGAGGAAATACCACCCCCTAGTGGCCAACAGGGGGTATTTAAAACCAAGATACATTCAGGGCCAACTCCGGCTCTTGGTTCACACCTTAGCCTGCAGCTGCCTAATGGACTCTGTCTTTTCTGAGCACTTCCAATGAGAGCGTTGCAGGTTGTCCTGGCACTCCGAAAGACTCTTCTCAGACACTCTCAGTGACTCAGTGCAAGACTTGAGTCCCTGCAGGCAGTCCTGAAGCTCCCGTCTCAGCTGGGCTCAGGACGAGGGCAGCAATGGACAAGATGGGGTTGAAAATAAGCAAACTCTTAAGCAGTCATTATACCTCAACAGGACTGTAAGTGCTGAGAGATGCGTTCCATTTTCTTTCGACTGCACTTGTGTAGCTAAAATGTAGTTCAAATGAACAAGTACATGCAAACTTCAACTGAAAGTCAACATATGTGGTTAGTGTAGAAACACTCTGGCAGTCTCTGGTATATGCCATTAATTTGTCCACTGGTTTTAAACAAAAGGGGAAAATACCTTCTGTACTTCGACGCCTTTTTGGTCTTCGGCCACTCTTGACCCTCTTAAAAGATGCTCAACCTCAGCTTGAAGCTCTGTAACCTGGAATAAAACCACCGCAGCGTAAACAGAATCCGTCACATCTTTCCCCCATATCCCTGAAAATTAGCGCCATTACTCCGCTATTTGCACAATAATCTCAATCACTTCATTTTACTGCTGATTACTGTACTTAAATCTGCTTGTAATTTCCACCAAACTTGTCCCTCTTTCTAAAAGTAAACCATAAACAACATCCAACTCCAGTTTCTTACTCTCATAttaatgtgtgttgtgtttttattaaactGCAGATGTAAACGACCTGATATTGAGCGAGTTCCACTTGACGTTTCCTCTCCTGAGACACGACCGTCTCTTCCACCAGTGCAGACTCACAATCAGTCAGTTGCTGCTCCAACTTACTAACAGATGCCtgcaatgacaaaaaaaaaacacaatccaGACTCAATCAAAACAGTCAAATACCTTAAAATATGTTATATCCACATTGTGGACACTGGAGGTAACGTCTACCTGGAGCAATGCATTGCTGGCACCGAGCTCTCCATTTTCAGTCGTGAGGTTTTTGACCTGTTGCATCAGGGTCTCCGTGGCTGCAACATGGTTGTTCTTCTCCCGCTGCAGTCTCGCTGTCAAGTCTGAAACTTCACTTCAAAAACAGAATCACTTGTTATTTTCCACCATAACACAGGATTTCTGTCTGAAGGTGGGACAACGAACCTCTTCAACAAGTCGACGTGAGCTACGACTTTGTCCGTCTCATCCctcatcttctctttttttcgcCTTCTGGAATCCAGTTCCAATCGAGCGCTGGTTAGTTGGAGATCCTGTGTCCCGACCCAGACAATAGACGGAATTTAGCATGTAAAGAATTACGAACGAATGTGGATAATGCCAATTTTTCATCATCGTACCTTCTCTTTCAATTCATCGTAGCATTCCTCGATGGCAGCTTCAAATTTCTCGGCCCTCAGCTTCTGCGCTTGACAAGCTTTCTTTAGGGATTCTTGGGCGTTTTCGGCCTTTTTCGTCAAAGTTGAAATGTGGTGGTTCAAACCATTGATCTCCGTCTTTTGCTCAATCAGAGTTTTCTCCAGAGACTGAAGTAGACGGGATATATCACAGTGTTCTACATCTTCCATGACATATTTAAAGTCTGATAAAGTACCCGCAGCTGAACAGTCAGTCGGTTGTTTTCAGCCTCCTTATTCCTCAGCTGCCCCTGCAGATGAGCACGGGTCGCCTCCACAGACTTGGTCAAGTTAACggcactttttattttctcctgtgaagaacaacacacacaactgctGTTGTCTGAGTTTGCCAAATTCCGTGAAAAAGCATCCGCTGTGCGTACCTGCTCTTCTCTCCGCAGCTCCGCCAGTTCCTCCACCTTCGTTTCTGCTGCCGTCACATCGTTCCTTAAACACTTTAGGAGGAAAAATAACACCAACAAATGTTTGCTCAAGACCTACAGTCCATTTGAATTCAGATTTTGCCATAGATTTCAAAGGAATCATTACATAAGCACATTCACCTCATTTATACGCTTAGCTTCTGCCATTTTATTCTTTAAGACGTCAATACGGCGGTTTGTTTCAAGTCTATCAGCCTACATGcagacaagaaaaacaacaggtttcaaatatttaaattcaCACATTATCTTTTTTATTGTGAATAATGGTGCTGCTGCTTAAATAGAGGCCACAAAAGAGGAAGACCAAcctctgaatcctgcagctgtctCAGTTTCTGACGGACTGATTTATTTAGGCGTCTAAAATCCTCCAGCTTTTCCAGCAGGAGTCCTCTCTGCCTCGCAAATCGCCTTTTATCGGTGGCTGGAGGTCTGGAATCCTTCAGGGAAAGATAGACTAATTTAGATTGATTTAGTTCACAACAAATGAACATAttgtattttaaatataaacaaaCATACAGCAAACTCATCGTCCATGGCATCTTTAAAAGACACGATTTGTATGGCAGCAGCATTGGCAGCTACCTCTGCATCTGATAGTACCTTCAGGAATGGACTTTTATCACTGGTGAACACTAGAACActacaaaaatacatttaaatcaatCATTTTGGGATTACACAGTCGGTGTCCTTGCATTATACAAATGTACATTTGTGCCTGTATATCCGTGCATTTTAAGACCATACCTACTGCTGTCGATCTCCTGAGAGGCTGAATGGAGACCGAATCTTGTTCTGCTGCTTCGCTGCTGTTGACAACAAGCCAGATCACTACAGCTCAGACTGATATCCTCCCTGGTGGAGCCAGGACCATGATCTAAAGACATGGTCTTCTACTGCTGCAGAGACATTGCACAGTAGCAGTTAGTGGAAATATGTAACGAGGAACAGGACTTCAGTGTCAACATTGGACAACTTTATATAGCTTAGTTATAGTTGGTACCCATGGTTGTCAAGGAAGCCTACTCCATAGCAGCAGACGCGAATACATTGTGAAGCAACAAAGCATTAAGATTTACGCTACAGCATTGACAATAGCTTGTTGGCAAATTAAAACCAATCCGCAGACACAGACTCCGTTATCATCGATGAACGCATTTAAATAATGTCAATGAAACAAAATTACAATCACTTACATCTGTGTGAACTGCCACGGACGTTATCTTAATGCGAAAGCATAACCAAAAGCCACGCCCCTTACATTAAAGGTCAATCTGATTGGTTATAAATGAGGCCGTGTGTCGTTACGCCAAGGGGCACAAACCTGTATTACAACCGCTGATTTGCTGATCGAGAGAGCAGTAGGCGGGACTAAATTTGAGTAAAGCTACAAATGACCAATCAAATTACAGAACGAGGTGAACGCCTGAAACCATAGAAACGAAATGGAAGTTTACTCCTATGTTGT contains:
- the LOC101067731 gene encoding outer dense fiber protein 2 isoform X2, whose amino-acid sequence is MSLDHGPGSTREDISLSCSDLACCQQQRSSRTRFGLHSASQEIDSSSVLVFTSDKSPFLKVLSDAEVAANAAAIQIVSFKDAMDDEFADSRPPATDKRRFARQRGLLLEKLEDFRRLNKSVRQKLRQLQDSEADRLETNRRIDVLKNKMAEAKRINECLRNDVTAAETKVEELAELRREEQEKIKSAVNLTKSVEATRAHLQGQLRNKEAENNRLTVQLRAENAQESLKKACQAQKLRAEKFEAAIEECYDELKEKDLQLTSARLELDSRRRKKEKMRDETDKVVAHVDLLKSEVSDLTARLQREKNNHVAATETLMQQVKNLTTENGELGASNALLQASVSKLEQQLTDCESALVEETVVSQERKRQVELAQYQVTELQAEVEHLLRGSRVAEDQKGVEVQKLRRELQDCLQGLKSCTESLRVSEKSLSECQDNLQRSHWKCSEKTESIRQLQAKMEGHTKFLRSSLEMRESMHKASLQLQEKMDSLNKQMENLRQENLELVRKLGTQEEAFRCSNRQLEQRTSECQALRRQLEEALLDVKQQVNKVKEQSVSKEEALQTKIVELEAEKSRRDNEMRLLHQSKHMAEKQFEVRLKDLQLSLDQSESHKQSVQNYVDFLKQFYTTVFDEGPQMARFGSSYFPR
- the LOC101067731 gene encoding outer dense fiber protein 2 isoform X3, whose protein sequence is MSLDHGPGSTREDISLSCSDLACCQQQRSSRTRFGLHSASQEIDSSSVLVFTSDKSPFLKVLSDAEVAANAAAIQIVSFKDAMDDEFADSRPPATDKRRFARQRGLLLEKLEDFRRLNKSVRQKLRQLQDSEADRLETNRRIDVLKNKMAEAKRINECLRNDVTAAETKVEELAELRREEQEKIKSAVNLTKSVEATRAHLQGQLRNKEAENNRLTVQLRSLEKTLIEQKTEINGLNHHISTLTKKAENAQESLKKACQAQKLRAEKFEAAIEECYDELKEKDLQLTSARLELDSRRRKKEKMRDETDKVVAHVDLLKSEVSDLTARLQREKNNHVAATETLMQQVKNLTTENGELGASNALLQASVSKLEQQLTDCESALVEETVVSQERKRQVELAQYQVTELQAEVEHLLRGSRVAEDQKGVEVQKMEGHTKFLRSSLEMRESMHKASLQLQEKMDSLNKQMENLRQENLELVRKLGTQEEAFRCSNRQLEQRTSECQALRRQLEEALLDVKQQVNKVKEQSVSKEEALQTKIVELEAEKSRRDNEMRLLHQSKHMAEKQFEVRLKDLQLSLDQSESHKQSVQNYVDFLKQFYTTVFDEGPQMARFGSSYFPR
- the LOC101067731 gene encoding outer dense fiber protein 2 isoform X1, translated to MSLDHGPGSTREDISLSCSDLACCQQQRSSRTRFGLHSASQEIDSSSVLVFTSDKSPFLKVLSDAEVAANAAAIQIVSFKDAMDDEFADSRPPATDKRRFARQRGLLLEKLEDFRRLNKSVRQKLRQLQDSEADRLETNRRIDVLKNKMAEAKRINECLRNDVTAAETKVEELAELRREEQEKIKSAVNLTKSVEATRAHLQGQLRNKEAENNRLTVQLRSLEKTLIEQKTEINGLNHHISTLTKKAENAQESLKKACQAQKLRAEKFEAAIEECYDELKEKDLQLTSARLELDSRRRKKEKMRDETDKVVAHVDLLKSEVSDLTARLQREKNNHVAATETLMQQVKNLTTENGELGASNALLQASVSKLEQQLTDCESALVEETVVSQERKRQVELAQYQVTELQAEVEHLLRGSRVAEDQKGVEVQKLRRELQDCLQGLKSCTESLRVSEKSLSECQDNLQRSHWKCSEKTESIRQLQAKMEGHTKFLRSSLEMRESMHKASLQLQEKMDSLNKQMENLRQENLELVRKLGTQEEAFRCSNRQLEQRTSECQALRRQLEEALLDVKQQVNKVKEQSVSKEEALQTKIVELEAEKSRRDNEMRLLHQSKHMAEKQFEVRLKDLQLSLDQSESHKQSVQNYVDFLKQFYTTVFDEGPQMARFGSSYFPR